The sequence below is a genomic window from Chryseobacterium foetidum.
ATCCCCGGCATTGAAGCGATCGGTTCCTCTTTATTCTCTCCCTCCATCACAAAAACCGGCATTACAAAGTCATTTACCGAAAGGTGGCTTTCTCTTACCAGACTTCGCACAGCTTCAGTAGATCTGAGCCTTCTGTTTCTTGAATATATCATTTTTTGGAATACTTTTTGAAATATTGATACAAATTTAATACATCTGACTCAAAAAGATGTTGCACAGTAAAAAGTTATTTAATACTTTTGTTAATAGTTTATATGCAAAAATGCGTTTAATGAGAAAAATTTTACTTTTAATTATATTCACAGGCAGCTTTTTAGGGTTTTCAAATCAATTGAAAGCTCAACTGAGAGAGCCTTCCTCCGTATCTCAAAAATCTGATGACGGAATTTTGACGGCATATCCAAATCCGGCAAAAGACTTTTTGATGGTAAAAGCCAAGGATGCCAACTTAAAAATCAAAAACGTTACTTTTTACTCGATTATGGGAACACAGGTTGCCAGCTATAATATTAATGCCAACAAGGGCGAAATCAATATTGGAAATCTCAGACCCGGAAAATACATGATTCGCTACATTCTGAGCGACAACACTCAGAAAGTAACGCAAATCGTTAAACAATAAAACATACTCAATCCTGATAATCATCAGGATTTTTTTTTGCCCTTTATTCTGAGTTAATTATTCCGTAACTTTCGGCTACTAATTTATTTCTAAAAATTTCTCATGTTAAAAGCTGAGCATATTATAAAGACCTACGATTCGGGAAAAAAAATAGCACTGGACGATTTCAGTATCTCGGTTCCCAAAGGCAGTATTTACGGACTTCTAGGTCCCAACGGTGCAGGAAAAACATCATTTATCCGAATCATCAATCAGATTACCAAAGCAGATTCTGGCGACATTCATATTGATGGGGAGAAACTCAATCCATCACACATCAGAAACATAGGCTATATGCCTGAAGAGCGTGGTTTGTACAAAAACATGAGCATCGGAGACCAGATTCTCTATTTTGGTGAGCTAAAGGGAATGTCTAAAAATGATGCGCTTTCTGAAGCTAAGAAATGGTTTGAAAAACTTCACATCGACCAGTGGTGGAAGAAAAAACTAACAGAACTATCCAAAGGAATGGCTCAGAAAATCCAGTTTGTGGTGACGGTTTTGCACAGACCCAATCTTTTGATTTTGGATGAACCGTTTTCAGGTTTCGATCCGGTGAATGCCAATTTAATTAAAGATCAAATCATAGATTTAAAGAACAATGGGACAACCATCATTCTTTCCACCCACAGAATGGAAAGCGTGGAAGAAATGTGTGATTACGTGGCTTTGATCAATAATTCAAAAAAGATTATTGACGGAAGGGTTTTTGAGGTTCGTGAGAAATTCAAGAAGAATATTTTCTCTGTAAAACTTTCTGAAGTGAATCAGGAAAATTTCAATGTGTTTAAAGAAAAATTTGATGTTTTAAATCTGAAAAGCGAATACAGCCTGACAACATTTGACATTAAAAACGAAATTTCACAAAACGAACTCATCACCGAAGTTTTAAAAACCGGAAACATCAGGACTTTTGAGGAAAAAATCCCAAGCATGAATGAGGTATTC
It includes:
- a CDS encoding ABC transporter ATP-binding protein, encoding MLKAEHIIKTYDSGKKIALDDFSISVPKGSIYGLLGPNGAGKTSFIRIINQITKADSGDIHIDGEKLNPSHIRNIGYMPEERGLYKNMSIGDQILYFGELKGMSKNDALSEAKKWFEKLHIDQWWKKKLTELSKGMAQKIQFVVTVLHRPNLLILDEPFSGFDPVNANLIKDQIIDLKNNGTTIILSTHRMESVEEMCDYVALINNSKKIIDGRVFEVREKFKKNIFSVKLSEVNQENFNVFKEKFDVLNLKSEYSLTTFDIKNEISQNELITEVLKTGNIRTFEEKIPSMNEVFISAVSNNG
- a CDS encoding T9SS type A sorting domain-containing protein translates to MRKILLLIIFTGSFLGFSNQLKAQLREPSSVSQKSDDGILTAYPNPAKDFLMVKAKDANLKIKNVTFYSIMGTQVASYNINANKGEINIGNLRPGKYMIRYILSDNTQKVTQIVKQ